One genomic region from Calypte anna isolate BGI_N300 chromosome 17, bCalAnn1_v1.p, whole genome shotgun sequence encodes:
- the GOLGA2 gene encoding golgin subfamily A member 2 isoform X5: MADGSRQSRLAAAKKKLKEYQQKNNPGATAGTKKKRKTQEDSRPETPTNNDLQPPEHIQNILKVLVSDLNRSNGVAIPSLDKRKAYFDSDVATRNAEQLATDVPVLSNSNSLPSCGSVLPAPGSMQLTQIHETEDHKNALDENRSFSSTESLRQLSEQLNGLVSQSTSYVNGESAVSSTNIKEMEKQQNQEAVNQLEKEKKEFEQKFSKEQAALREQLQVHIQTIGILVSEKSELQTALGHTQQAARQKSGEAESLAARLHSSRQRVSELERTLSSISMQQKQSEKHNKELVKERDDLKLELYKRSKSSEEIKQQNSELSEKVHSLVSKNSAMKLDMEDLQKKLEMAELMIQQFSNQAGSLDANQQFQMALEEKASLETQVAQLSESLHQLQAERDQYVEKLKEERSIWQQRVEQLSEQVHTMVEEKEKHMAHIRELEADIAELLSKSVKPMDTEPSSPAGPTAAELSLQEEIQRLLQEKEELHGQYQAQVRDNEQLSHLNQEQEERLLELEKAVQRYNEESADRQQILEDMQSDKATISRALSQNRELKEQLAELQNGFVKLTNENMEVTSALQSEQHVKKELAKKLGQLQENLAELKETLELKTQEARGLQEQRDQLYSHLQQYMVAYQQLAAEKEELHKQYLLQTQIMDRLQHEEVQGKVTVEMHLKELQQTKESLEAVAKENKELQAQISQLAADLDGRILHRLEGDGVESEAVTEEIQTSSFVIPEKFDSHEEMVTFLTSAMSQVEKDREDMRQQLAAQKQQCRSLLQQMAALRQEQQHNFMLGGGSTTDTVPVEVHEALKTAMEKLQTRFTELMQEKVDLKERLEELEHRCIQLSGETDTIGEYIALYQSQRAILKQRHQEKEEYISRLAQDKEEMKIKLLELQDLVMRLVRERNEWYNKYVGAAQTPELAASQNESMLPMERHIELNATDGEGLREVNLSDEAEQEAAVLHQSRFPPADNKTAQPSQEDPTAKQIMQLLREIQNPQERLGSLLENPCIPFFYRADENDEVKIMVV; encoded by the exons GCATACTTTGACAGTGATGTTGCCACACGTAATGCTGAACAGCTTGCTACTGATGTCCCTGTGCTATCTAACAGCAACAGCCTACCTAGTTGTGGTTCTgttctgcctgctcctgggagcATGCAGCTGACACAG ATTCATGAAACTGAGGATCATAAAAATGCTTTGGATGAGAACAG GTCTTTCTCATCAACAGAAAGTCTTCGTCAGCTGTCTGAACAACTCAATGGCCTGGTTTCTCAG TCCACATCGTATGTGAATGGGGAAAGTGCTGTTTCTTCCACAAATATTAAGGAAATGGAA AAGCAGCAGAACCAAGAAGCAGTGAATCAGCTGGAGAAG GAAAAGAAGGAGTTTGAACAGAAATTTTCTAAAGAGCAAGCAGCACTGAGGGAACAGCTGCAG GTTCATATCCAGACTATTGGAATTCTGGTTTCTGAGAAGTCTGAGTTGCAGACAGCCCTTGGACATACTCAACAAGCTGCACGGCAGAAGTCAG GAGAAGCTGAAAGCCTTGCTGCTCGTTTACATTCATCTCGCCAGAGGGTGTCTGAGCTGGAGCGGACTTTGTCCTCCATCTCTATGCAGCAAAAACAGTCTGAGAAG catAATAAAGAGTTAGTGAAGGAGCGAGATGACCTGAAACTGGAACTGTACAAACGAAG CAAAAGTAGTGAGGAAATCAAGCAGCAGAATTCAGAGCTGTCAGAGAAAGTCCACTCCTTGGTTTCCAAGAACTCAGCTATGAAGTTGGATATGGAGGATTTGCAGAAGAAACTGGAAATGGCTGAGCTGATGATTCAGCAG TTCTCAAACCAGGCAGGAAGTCTAGATGCAAACCAGCAGTTCCAGATGGCACTGGAGGAGAAGGCCAGCCTGGAAACCCAAGTTGCTCAG CTCTCAGAGTCACTTCaccagctgcaggcagaaagAGATCAGTATGTagagaagctgaaggaggagCGGAGCATTTGGCAGCAGAGGGTAGAGCAGCTCTCTGAGCAG GTTCACACAATGgtagaggagaaggagaagcacATGGCCCACATTCGGGAGCTGGAAGCTGATATTGCAGAGCTGTTGAGCAAATCAG TTAAGCCGATGGATACTGAGCCTTCCTCACCAGCAGGgcccacagcagcagagctgagtcTGCAGGAAGAGATCCAGAGGCTGCTGCAAGAGAAGGAGGAACTGCATGGGCAGTACCAGGCCCAGGTCCGGGACAACGAGCAGCTGAGCCACCTCaaccaggagcaggaggagcggctgctggagctggagaaggctgTGCAGCGTTACAATGAGGAGTCTGCAGACAGACAGCAGATCCTGGAGGACATGCAGAGTGACAAGGCCACCATCAGTAGGGCACTGAGCCAGAATCGGgagctgaaggagcagctggctgagctgcagaaTGGGTTTGTCAAACTG ACAAATGAAAACATGGAGGTTACAAGTGCCCTACAGTCAGAGCAACATGTAAAGAAAGAGCTGGCCAAGAAGCttgggcagctgcaggagaaccTGGCAGAGCTCAAAGAAACG CTGGAACTGAAAACCCAGGAGGCTCGGGgcctgcaggagcagagggaccAACTCTACAGCCACTTGCAGCAGTACATGGTGGCCTACCAGCAGCTGgctgcagagaaggaggagCTGCACAAGCAGTACCTGCTTCAGACACAGATCATGGATCGGCTACAGCATGAGGAGGTTCAGGGGAAAGTGACAGTGGAAATGCAcctgaaggagctgcagcagaccAAG GAAAGTCTGGAAGCTGTAgctaaggaaaacaaagaactgCAGGCACAGATCAGTCAGTTGGCAGCAGACCTGGATGGCAGGATTTTGCACCGACTTGAGG GAGATGGAGTTGAAAGTGAAGCAGTGACTGAAGAAATCCAAACGTCTTCATTTGTGATTCCAGAGAAGTTTGACAGCCATGAAGAAATG GTCACTTTCTTGACATCTGCCATGTCCCAAGTGGAGAAGGACCGAGAAGACATGAGGCAGCAGCTGGCtgctcagaagcagcagtgcagaaGCCTCCTGCAGCAAATGGCAGCTCttaggcaggagcagcagcacaactTCATGCTGGGTGGAG GTTCCACTACAGATACTGTTCCAGTGGAGGTGCATGAGGCTTTGAAAACTGCCATGGAGAAACTACAG ACCCGTTTCACAGAGCTGATGCAGGAGAAAGTGGATCtgaaggagaggctggaggagctggagcatcGCTGCATACAGCTGTCTGGGGAGACAGACACCATTG GGGAGTACATTGCATTATACCAGAGTCAAAGGGCTATCCTCAAACAGCGAcaccaggagaaggaggaataTATCAGCAGATTGGCTCAGGATAAGGAAGAAATGAAG ATAAAACTACTGGAACTGCAGGATTTAGTGATGCGTCTGGTCAGGGAAAGAAACGAATGGTACAACAAGTATGTAGGAGCTGCTCAAACCCCTGAGCTGGCAGCAAGCCAGAATGAAAGTATGCTGCCAATGGAGAGGCACATTGAACTGAATGCTACTGATGGAGAAG GATTACGAGAAGTGAATTTATCAGATGAGGCAGAACAAGAGGCTGCTGTTCTCCATCAGTCCCGTTTCCCTCCTGCTGACAATAAAACTGCTCAGCCAAGCCAAGAGGACCCCACAGCAAAGCAAATAATGCAGCTTCTCAGAGAAATCCAGAACCCTCAGGAGAGGCTGGGCTCCCTGCTGGAAAACCCCTGCATTCCCTTCTTCTACCGTGCTGATGAGAATGATGAGGTCAAGATCATGGTAGTTTAA
- the GOLGA2 gene encoding golgin subfamily A member 2 isoform X6 — protein sequence MADGSRQSRLAAAKKKLKEYQQKNNPGATAGTKKKRKTQEDSRPETPTNNDLQPPEHIQNILKVLVSDLNRSNGVAIPSLDKRKIHETEDHKNALDENRSFSSTESLRQLSEQLNGLVSQSTSYVNGESAVSSTNIKEMETRYQELAVALDSSNLTNKQLVTKIEELKQQNQEAVNQLEKEKKEFEQKFSKEQAALREQLQVHIQTIGILVSEKSELQTALGHTQQAARQKSGEAESLAARLHSSRQRVSELERTLSSISMQQKQSEKHNKELVKERDDLKLELYKRSKSSEEIKQQNSELSEKVHSLVSKNSAMKLDMEDLQKKLEMAELMIQQFSNQAGSLDANQQFQMALEEKASLETQVAQLSESLHQLQAERDQYVEKLKEERSIWQQRVEQLSEQVHTMVEEKEKHMAHIRELEADIAELLSKSAVKPMDTEPSSPAGPTAAELSLQEEIQRLLQEKEELHGQYQAQVRDNEQLSHLNQEQEERLLELEKAVQRYNEESADRQQILEDMQSDKATISRALSQNRELKEQLAELQNGFVKLTNENMEVTSALQSEQHVKKELAKKLGQLQENLAELKETLELKTQEARGLQEQRDQLYSHLQQYMVAYQQLAAEKEELHKQYLLQTQIMDRLQHEEVQGKVTVEMHLKELQQTKESLEAVAKENKELQAQISQLAADLDGRILHRLEGDGVESEAVTEEIQTSSFVIPEKFDSHEEMVTFLTSAMSQVEKDREDMRQQLAAQKQQCRSLLQQMAALRQEQQHNFMLGGGSTTDTVPVEVHEALKTAMEKLQTRFTELMQEKVDLKERLEELEHRCIQLSGETDTIGEYIALYQSQRAILKQRHQEKEEYISRLAQDKEEMKIKLLELQDLVMRLVRERNEWYNKYVGAAQTPELAASQNESMLPMERHIELNATDGEGLREVNLSDEAEQEAAVLHQSRFPPADNKTAQPSQEDPTAKQIMQLLREIQNPQERLGSLLENPCIPFFYRADENDEVKIMVV from the exons ATTCATGAAACTGAGGATCATAAAAATGCTTTGGATGAGAACAG GTCTTTCTCATCAACAGAAAGTCTTCGTCAGCTGTCTGAACAACTCAATGGCCTGGTTTCTCAG TCCACATCGTATGTGAATGGGGAAAGTGCTGTTTCTTCCACAAATATTAAGGAAATGGAA ACACGTTACCAGGAGCTGGCAGTAGCCCTGGATTCCAGCAATCTAACTAACAAACAGCTCGTTACAAAGATAGAGGAATTG AAGCAGCAGAACCAAGAAGCAGTGAATCAGCTGGAGAAG GAAAAGAAGGAGTTTGAACAGAAATTTTCTAAAGAGCAAGCAGCACTGAGGGAACAGCTGCAG GTTCATATCCAGACTATTGGAATTCTGGTTTCTGAGAAGTCTGAGTTGCAGACAGCCCTTGGACATACTCAACAAGCTGCACGGCAGAAGTCAG GAGAAGCTGAAAGCCTTGCTGCTCGTTTACATTCATCTCGCCAGAGGGTGTCTGAGCTGGAGCGGACTTTGTCCTCCATCTCTATGCAGCAAAAACAGTCTGAGAAG catAATAAAGAGTTAGTGAAGGAGCGAGATGACCTGAAACTGGAACTGTACAAACGAAG CAAAAGTAGTGAGGAAATCAAGCAGCAGAATTCAGAGCTGTCAGAGAAAGTCCACTCCTTGGTTTCCAAGAACTCAGCTATGAAGTTGGATATGGAGGATTTGCAGAAGAAACTGGAAATGGCTGAGCTGATGATTCAGCAG TTCTCAAACCAGGCAGGAAGTCTAGATGCAAACCAGCAGTTCCAGATGGCACTGGAGGAGAAGGCCAGCCTGGAAACCCAAGTTGCTCAG CTCTCAGAGTCACTTCaccagctgcaggcagaaagAGATCAGTATGTagagaagctgaaggaggagCGGAGCATTTGGCAGCAGAGGGTAGAGCAGCTCTCTGAGCAG GTTCACACAATGgtagaggagaaggagaagcacATGGCCCACATTCGGGAGCTGGAAGCTGATATTGCAGAGCTGTTGAGCAAATCAG CAGTTAAGCCGATGGATACTGAGCCTTCCTCACCAGCAGGgcccacagcagcagagctgagtcTGCAGGAAGAGATCCAGAGGCTGCTGCAAGAGAAGGAGGAACTGCATGGGCAGTACCAGGCCCAGGTCCGGGACAACGAGCAGCTGAGCCACCTCaaccaggagcaggaggagcggctgctggagctggagaaggctgTGCAGCGTTACAATGAGGAGTCTGCAGACAGACAGCAGATCCTGGAGGACATGCAGAGTGACAAGGCCACCATCAGTAGGGCACTGAGCCAGAATCGGgagctgaaggagcagctggctgagctgcagaaTGGGTTTGTCAAACTG ACAAATGAAAACATGGAGGTTACAAGTGCCCTACAGTCAGAGCAACATGTAAAGAAAGAGCTGGCCAAGAAGCttgggcagctgcaggagaaccTGGCAGAGCTCAAAGAAACG CTGGAACTGAAAACCCAGGAGGCTCGGGgcctgcaggagcagagggaccAACTCTACAGCCACTTGCAGCAGTACATGGTGGCCTACCAGCAGCTGgctgcagagaaggaggagCTGCACAAGCAGTACCTGCTTCAGACACAGATCATGGATCGGCTACAGCATGAGGAGGTTCAGGGGAAAGTGACAGTGGAAATGCAcctgaaggagctgcagcagaccAAG GAAAGTCTGGAAGCTGTAgctaaggaaaacaaagaactgCAGGCACAGATCAGTCAGTTGGCAGCAGACCTGGATGGCAGGATTTTGCACCGACTTGAGG GAGATGGAGTTGAAAGTGAAGCAGTGACTGAAGAAATCCAAACGTCTTCATTTGTGATTCCAGAGAAGTTTGACAGCCATGAAGAAATG GTCACTTTCTTGACATCTGCCATGTCCCAAGTGGAGAAGGACCGAGAAGACATGAGGCAGCAGCTGGCtgctcagaagcagcagtgcagaaGCCTCCTGCAGCAAATGGCAGCTCttaggcaggagcagcagcacaactTCATGCTGGGTGGAG GTTCCACTACAGATACTGTTCCAGTGGAGGTGCATGAGGCTTTGAAAACTGCCATGGAGAAACTACAG ACCCGTTTCACAGAGCTGATGCAGGAGAAAGTGGATCtgaaggagaggctggaggagctggagcatcGCTGCATACAGCTGTCTGGGGAGACAGACACCATTG GGGAGTACATTGCATTATACCAGAGTCAAAGGGCTATCCTCAAACAGCGAcaccaggagaaggaggaataTATCAGCAGATTGGCTCAGGATAAGGAAGAAATGAAG ATAAAACTACTGGAACTGCAGGATTTAGTGATGCGTCTGGTCAGGGAAAGAAACGAATGGTACAACAAGTATGTAGGAGCTGCTCAAACCCCTGAGCTGGCAGCAAGCCAGAATGAAAGTATGCTGCCAATGGAGAGGCACATTGAACTGAATGCTACTGATGGAGAAG GATTACGAGAAGTGAATTTATCAGATGAGGCAGAACAAGAGGCTGCTGTTCTCCATCAGTCCCGTTTCCCTCCTGCTGACAATAAAACTGCTCAGCCAAGCCAAGAGGACCCCACAGCAAAGCAAATAATGCAGCTTCTCAGAGAAATCCAGAACCCTCAGGAGAGGCTGGGCTCCCTGCTGGAAAACCCCTGCATTCCCTTCTTCTACCGTGCTGATGAGAATGATGAGGTCAAGATCATGGTAGTTTAA
- the GOLGA2 gene encoding golgin subfamily A member 2 isoform X3, with the protein MADGSRQSRLAAAKKKLKEYQQKNNPGATAGTKKKRKTQEDSRPETPTNNDLQPPEHAYFDSDVATRNAEQLATDVPVLSNSNSLPSCGSVLPAPGSMQLTQIHETEDHKNALDENRSFSSTESLRQLSEQLNGLVSQSTSYVNGESAVSSTNIKEMETRYQELAVALDSSNLTNKQLVTKIEELKQQNQEAVNQLEKEKKEFEQKFSKEQAALREQLQVHIQTIGILVSEKSELQTALGHTQQAARQKSGEAESLAARLHSSRQRVSELERTLSSISMQQKQSEKHNKELVKERDDLKLELYKRSKSSEEIKQQNSELSEKVHSLVSKNSAMKLDMEDLQKKLEMAELMIQQFSNQAGSLDANQQFQMALEEKASLETQVAQLSESLHQLQAERDQYVEKLKEERSIWQQRVEQLSEQVHTMVEEKEKHMAHIRELEADIAELLSKSAVKPMDTEPSSPAGPTAAELSLQEEIQRLLQEKEELHGQYQAQVRDNEQLSHLNQEQEERLLELEKAVQRYNEESADRQQILEDMQSDKATISRALSQNRELKEQLAELQNGFVKLTNENMEVTSALQSEQHVKKELAKKLGQLQENLAELKETLELKTQEARGLQEQRDQLYSHLQQYMVAYQQLAAEKEELHKQYLLQTQIMDRLQHEEVQGKVTVEMHLKELQQTKESLEAVAKENKELQAQISQLAADLDGRILHRLEGDGVESEAVTEEIQTSSFVIPEKFDSHEEMVTFLTSAMSQVEKDREDMRQQLAAQKQQCRSLLQQMAALRQEQQHNFMLGGGSTTDTVPVEVHEALKTAMEKLQTRFTELMQEKVDLKERLEELEHRCIQLSGETDTIGEYIALYQSQRAILKQRHQEKEEYISRLAQDKEEMKIKLLELQDLVMRLVRERNEWYNKYVGAAQTPELAASQNESMLPMERHIELNATDGEGLREVNLSDEAEQEAAVLHQSRFPPADNKTAQPSQEDPTAKQIMQLLREIQNPQERLGSLLENPCIPFFYRADENDEVKIMVV; encoded by the exons GCATACTTTGACAGTGATGTTGCCACACGTAATGCTGAACAGCTTGCTACTGATGTCCCTGTGCTATCTAACAGCAACAGCCTACCTAGTTGTGGTTCTgttctgcctgctcctgggagcATGCAGCTGACACAG ATTCATGAAACTGAGGATCATAAAAATGCTTTGGATGAGAACAG GTCTTTCTCATCAACAGAAAGTCTTCGTCAGCTGTCTGAACAACTCAATGGCCTGGTTTCTCAG TCCACATCGTATGTGAATGGGGAAAGTGCTGTTTCTTCCACAAATATTAAGGAAATGGAA ACACGTTACCAGGAGCTGGCAGTAGCCCTGGATTCCAGCAATCTAACTAACAAACAGCTCGTTACAAAGATAGAGGAATTG AAGCAGCAGAACCAAGAAGCAGTGAATCAGCTGGAGAAG GAAAAGAAGGAGTTTGAACAGAAATTTTCTAAAGAGCAAGCAGCACTGAGGGAACAGCTGCAG GTTCATATCCAGACTATTGGAATTCTGGTTTCTGAGAAGTCTGAGTTGCAGACAGCCCTTGGACATACTCAACAAGCTGCACGGCAGAAGTCAG GAGAAGCTGAAAGCCTTGCTGCTCGTTTACATTCATCTCGCCAGAGGGTGTCTGAGCTGGAGCGGACTTTGTCCTCCATCTCTATGCAGCAAAAACAGTCTGAGAAG catAATAAAGAGTTAGTGAAGGAGCGAGATGACCTGAAACTGGAACTGTACAAACGAAG CAAAAGTAGTGAGGAAATCAAGCAGCAGAATTCAGAGCTGTCAGAGAAAGTCCACTCCTTGGTTTCCAAGAACTCAGCTATGAAGTTGGATATGGAGGATTTGCAGAAGAAACTGGAAATGGCTGAGCTGATGATTCAGCAG TTCTCAAACCAGGCAGGAAGTCTAGATGCAAACCAGCAGTTCCAGATGGCACTGGAGGAGAAGGCCAGCCTGGAAACCCAAGTTGCTCAG CTCTCAGAGTCACTTCaccagctgcaggcagaaagAGATCAGTATGTagagaagctgaaggaggagCGGAGCATTTGGCAGCAGAGGGTAGAGCAGCTCTCTGAGCAG GTTCACACAATGgtagaggagaaggagaagcacATGGCCCACATTCGGGAGCTGGAAGCTGATATTGCAGAGCTGTTGAGCAAATCAG CAGTTAAGCCGATGGATACTGAGCCTTCCTCACCAGCAGGgcccacagcagcagagctgagtcTGCAGGAAGAGATCCAGAGGCTGCTGCAAGAGAAGGAGGAACTGCATGGGCAGTACCAGGCCCAGGTCCGGGACAACGAGCAGCTGAGCCACCTCaaccaggagcaggaggagcggctgctggagctggagaaggctgTGCAGCGTTACAATGAGGAGTCTGCAGACAGACAGCAGATCCTGGAGGACATGCAGAGTGACAAGGCCACCATCAGTAGGGCACTGAGCCAGAATCGGgagctgaaggagcagctggctgagctgcagaaTGGGTTTGTCAAACTG ACAAATGAAAACATGGAGGTTACAAGTGCCCTACAGTCAGAGCAACATGTAAAGAAAGAGCTGGCCAAGAAGCttgggcagctgcaggagaaccTGGCAGAGCTCAAAGAAACG CTGGAACTGAAAACCCAGGAGGCTCGGGgcctgcaggagcagagggaccAACTCTACAGCCACTTGCAGCAGTACATGGTGGCCTACCAGCAGCTGgctgcagagaaggaggagCTGCACAAGCAGTACCTGCTTCAGACACAGATCATGGATCGGCTACAGCATGAGGAGGTTCAGGGGAAAGTGACAGTGGAAATGCAcctgaaggagctgcagcagaccAAG GAAAGTCTGGAAGCTGTAgctaaggaaaacaaagaactgCAGGCACAGATCAGTCAGTTGGCAGCAGACCTGGATGGCAGGATTTTGCACCGACTTGAGG GAGATGGAGTTGAAAGTGAAGCAGTGACTGAAGAAATCCAAACGTCTTCATTTGTGATTCCAGAGAAGTTTGACAGCCATGAAGAAATG GTCACTTTCTTGACATCTGCCATGTCCCAAGTGGAGAAGGACCGAGAAGACATGAGGCAGCAGCTGGCtgctcagaagcagcagtgcagaaGCCTCCTGCAGCAAATGGCAGCTCttaggcaggagcagcagcacaactTCATGCTGGGTGGAG GTTCCACTACAGATACTGTTCCAGTGGAGGTGCATGAGGCTTTGAAAACTGCCATGGAGAAACTACAG ACCCGTTTCACAGAGCTGATGCAGGAGAAAGTGGATCtgaaggagaggctggaggagctggagcatcGCTGCATACAGCTGTCTGGGGAGACAGACACCATTG GGGAGTACATTGCATTATACCAGAGTCAAAGGGCTATCCTCAAACAGCGAcaccaggagaaggaggaataTATCAGCAGATTGGCTCAGGATAAGGAAGAAATGAAG ATAAAACTACTGGAACTGCAGGATTTAGTGATGCGTCTGGTCAGGGAAAGAAACGAATGGTACAACAAGTATGTAGGAGCTGCTCAAACCCCTGAGCTGGCAGCAAGCCAGAATGAAAGTATGCTGCCAATGGAGAGGCACATTGAACTGAATGCTACTGATGGAGAAG GATTACGAGAAGTGAATTTATCAGATGAGGCAGAACAAGAGGCTGCTGTTCTCCATCAGTCCCGTTTCCCTCCTGCTGACAATAAAACTGCTCAGCCAAGCCAAGAGGACCCCACAGCAAAGCAAATAATGCAGCTTCTCAGAGAAATCCAGAACCCTCAGGAGAGGCTGGGCTCCCTGCTGGAAAACCCCTGCATTCCCTTCTTCTACCGTGCTGATGAGAATGATGAGGTCAAGATCATGGTAGTTTAA